The Bos indicus isolate NIAB-ARS_2022 breed Sahiwal x Tharparkar chromosome X, NIAB-ARS_B.indTharparkar_mat_pri_1.0, whole genome shotgun sequence genome has a window encoding:
- the LOC139181211 gene encoding glycine cleavage system H protein, mitochondrial-like, translated as MHMERFHCFPTNLCLLEQFMAVDEKEEKKNSVKDKVTSKKWIYLERYTFHRQNDLGRNTPQTVCGPSQKVLRGGPLHPCEHGAVRGAVGSLRAISAPSAPCSLPPWGLWVGAVRALRTGPTLLSVRKFTKKHEWVTTENGVATVGISSFAQEALRDVVYCSLPEVGTKLNKQEEFGALESVKAASALYSPLSGEVTKINKALAENPGLVNKSCYEDGWLIKMTFSNPSELDELMSKEAYEKYIRSIED; from the exons ATGCACATGGAAAG GTTCCACTGCTTCCCCACTAACCTGTGCCTGCTTGAACAGTTTATGGCAgtagatgaaaaggaagaaaa aaagaattcagtgaaagaCAAAGTCAcaagtaagaagtggatttatttagagagatacacattccatagacagaatgaCCTTGGGAGGAACACTCCACAGACAGtatgtgggccatctcagaag GTGCTGCGCGGAGGCCCTCTGCACCCGTGCGAACATGGCGCTGTGCGCGGCGCGGTTGGCAGCCTGCGCGCCATCTCGGCACCTAGCGCGCCCTGCTCGCTGCCGCCCTGGGGACTGTGGGTGGGTGCCGTCCGGGCGCTGCGCACCGGCCCTACTCTGCTGTCGGTGCGGAAATTCACAAAAAAACACGAATGGGTAACAACAGAAAACGGTGTTGCAACAGTGGGAATCAGCAGTTTTGCACAGGAAGCTTTGAGAGATGTTGTTTACTGTAGTCTGCCTGAAGTTGGGACAAAGTTGAACAAACAAGAGGAGTTCGGTGCTTTGGAAAGTGTGAAAGCTGCTAGTGCACTCTATTCTCCTCTATCAGGAGAAGTAACTAAAATTAATAAAGCTCTAGCAGAAAATCCAGGACTTGTCAACAAGTCTTGTTATGAAGATGGTTGGCTGATCAAGATGACATTCAGTAACCCTTCAGAACTAGATGAACTAATGAGTAAAGAAGCATATGAGAAATACATAAGGTCTATTGAGGACTGA